A region from the Metarhizium brunneum chromosome 7, complete sequence genome encodes:
- the HCR1 gene encoding Eukaryotic translation initiation factor 3 subunit J, whose protein sequence is MPAKKQWDEEESDSSTPPSSPPVTAARRRQFEDEEDDSDVLESWDAAEDSEVEREKERKAAEAKAKTVAEAATNKKSKAERIAEHQANRARQRAEEEEESEDDETEAQRRERLRRTEQEADLRHAEDLFGSVGISSGRKAPTIAAAIVVDEKDPTNTVNLASLPLLNPQTKKQFELMRTTLAPIINGNSKKAHYGLFLEEFVKDLAKELSSDQVKKVASALTRLSNEKMKDEKASDKGGKKTKAAKTKTSLVTTRANTTDVSTYDDDAFGDDDFM, encoded by the exons ATGCCTGCGAAGAAACAGTGGG ACGAGGAGGAAAGCGACTCCAGCActcccccttcttctcctcctgtTACGGCTGCTCGCCGACGCCAGtttgaggatgaggaagacgataGCGAT GTCCTCGAATCTTGGGATGCCGCTGAGGATTCCGAGGTAGAGCGTGAGAAAGAGCGTAAGgctgccgaggccaaggcaaaaaCTGTCGCTGAAGCTGCCACCAacaaaaagtccaaggccGAGCGAATCGCCGAACATCAGGCCAACCGCGCTCGTCAACGTgcggaagaggaagaggaaagcgaggacgacgagacAGAAGCACAGCGCCGCGAAAGACTACGTCGTACTGAGCAGGAGGCCGATCTGCGTCATGCTGAGGATCTTTTTGGCAGCGTTGGCATCAGTAGCGGCCGCAAGGCTCCGACTATCGCTGCTGCCATTGTTGTCGACGAAAAGGACCCGACCAACACTGTGAATCTTGCTTCTTTACCGCTTTTAAATCCGCAGACGAAGAAGCAGTTTGAACTTATGCGCACCACGCTTGCGCCTATTATCAATGGGAATAGCAAGAAGGCCCACTATGGTCTCTTCCTTGAAGAATTCGTCAAGGACCTAGCCAAGGAGCTATCAAGTGACCAGGTCAAGAAAGTTGCCAGTGCACTGACTCGCCTCAGCAACGAAAAGATGAAGGACGAGAAAGCTTCTGATAAAGGAGGCAAGAAAACGAAGGCTGCCAAAACTAAGACCTCACTTGTTACTACCCGTGCCAATACCACGGATGTGTCAACATATGATGACGATGCGTTCGGAGA TGACGACTTCATGTGA
- the AOX1 gene encoding Alternative oxidase, translating into MISTTIQTRTHVSRQAVKLARSADLALAGSPLGLRLACVGPAQHHHIIASPRLFSTTPKNHLRDIFPAKDTPHIQKTKAAWPHPGYTLEEMVAVEPAHREPRNFSDWAAWKIVRFARFWMDKATGMGRDQQVDKKNPTTSVVAEKPLTEAQWLVRFVFLESIAGVPGMVGGMLRHLSSLRRMKRDNGWIETLLEESYNERMHLLTFMKMCEPGWFMKLMIIGAQGVFFNALFITYLLHPRIVHRFVGYLEEEAVHTYTRAIREIEDGHLPKWADARFQIPDIAVQGALFSHIVQYWNMPEGNRTMKDLILYIRADEAGHRGVNHTLGNLNQKEDPNPFVSTFKDREPPKPALKATGYERSDVI; encoded by the exons ATGATTTCCACCACCATTCAGACCCGAACTCATGTGTCCCGGCAGGCTGTCAAGCTAGCCCGATCTGCTGACCTTGCTCTTGCCGGATCACCACTCGGCCTCAGACTCGCCTGCGTTGGCCCAGCCCAGCATCACCACATAATCGCCTCGCCACGACTCTTCTCCACGACACCCAAAAACCACCTTAGAGACATTTTTCCCGCCAAGGACACGCCACACATTCAAAAAACAAAGGCAGCATGGCCGCATCCTGGATATACCCTAGAAGAGATGGTGGCCGTCGAGCCCGCTCATCGCGAGCCCCGAAACTTTAGTGACTGGGCCGCCTGGAAGATTGTTCGCTTCGCGCGTTTCTGGATGGACAAGGCGACGGGCATGGGCAGAGACCAGCAAGTTGATAAGAAGAATCCCACCACATCTGTGGTGGCAGAGAAGCCACTGACTGAAGCACAATGG CTTGTCCGATTTGTCTTCCTCGAGAGCATCGCCGGCGTTCCAGGAATGGTGGGCGGCATGCTGCGTCATCTCAGCAGCCTCAGGCGCATGAAGCGCGACAACGGGTGGATCGAGACCTTGCTCGAGGAGAGCTACAACGAAAGAATGCATCTGTTGACGTTCATGAAGATGTGCGAGCCCGGCTGGTTCATGAAGCTCATGATCATCGGAGCCCAGGGcgtcttcttcaacgccCTCTTCATCACGTACCTCCTCCATCCCCGGATCGTCCACAGGTTCGTCGGGTACctcgaagaagaagccgtGCACACGTACACCCGGGCTATCCGTGAAATCGAGGACGGCCACCTTCCAAAGTGGGCTGATGCGAGGTTTCAAATCCCGGATATTGCTGTCCAG GGGGCCTTGTTCTCTCATATCGTGCAGTACTGGAACATGCCGGAAGGAAACCGCACGATGAAAGACCTCATCTTGTACATTCGCGCAGATGAAGCTGGTCATCGTGGAGTCAACCACACCCTTGGAAACCTCAACCAAAAGGAGGACCCTAATCCGTTTGTCAGCACATTCAAGGACAGAGAGCCGCCTAAACCGGCTTTGAAGGCCACTGGGTACGAGCGATCTGATGTCATTTGA